One Candidatus Krumholzibacteriia bacterium DNA window includes the following coding sequences:
- a CDS encoding cytochrome c oxidase subunit 3 has translation MRDPATLLDPPDLRLPPHGPGRGGGRGGNGGGDSERHKRGDSSTMVFGVWLALVPILVLFLTLAVAYLLRQRGPSSTLATPLPRLLWFNTVLLLGSSLVLERGRAVLRQQGDPQRWTMVSFVMGSLFVLGQAVAWVLWWQRGMRPETTVHSAFFYILTGTHAVHVLGGLLFLGSAAFWPHRRLLGMGPALFARLTAIYWHFLAVLWIGLLLILELAT, from the coding sequence ATGAGAGATCCCGCGACGCTGTTGGATCCACCGGACCTCCGTCTGCCCCCCCATGGACCTGGGCGCGGCGGCGGCCGCGGCGGCAATGGTGGTGGCGACTCCGAACGGCACAAGCGGGGGGACTCGTCGACCATGGTGTTCGGCGTCTGGCTGGCGCTCGTTCCCATCCTGGTTCTCTTCCTCACCTTGGCGGTCGCTTACCTGTTGCGGCAACGCGGCCCGAGCAGCACGCTCGCGACGCCGCTTCCCCGCTTGCTCTGGTTCAACACGGTGCTCTTGCTCGGCAGCAGCCTCGTCCTCGAGCGCGGCCGCGCCGTGCTCCGCCAGCAGGGCGACCCGCAGCGCTGGACCATGGTCAGCTTCGTCATGGGTTCGCTCTTCGTCCTGGGTCAGGCCGTGGCCTGGGTGCTCTGGTGGCAGCGTGGCATGCGCCCGGAAACCACGGTGCACAGTGCCTTCTTCTACATCCTCACGGGGACGCACGCGGTGCACGTGCTCGGGGGGCTGCTCTTCCTGGGATCGGCGGCGTTCTGGCCCCATCGCCGTCTCCTCGGCATGGGGCCCGCATTGTTCGCGCGCCTCACCGCCATCTACTGGCACTTCCTCGCCGTTCTCTGGATCGGTTTGCTCCTCATTCTCGAGCTCGCCACCTAG
- the msrA gene encoding peptide-methionine (S)-S-oxide reductase MsrA: MKNGRVLPAAIATLSLLFGLVGAARTQEAPATEKATFAMGCFWCAETAFEGLPGVVSVTSGYTGGFEKDPTYEEVSAGKTGHAESVQVVYDPKKVSYSQLLELFWHNIDPTQAEGQFCDHGHQYRSAVFYQDATQKQLAEDSKHKIETTPQRFKGRIVTEIVPAAVFYPAEAYHQDFYKKDPERYESYREGCGRDRRLQQLWGAPGRHGRS; the protein is encoded by the coding sequence ATGAAGAACGGACGTGTGCTTCCCGCCGCCATCGCGACCCTCTCTCTCCTCTTTGGGCTGGTCGGAGCCGCACGCACCCAGGAAGCTCCAGCGACCGAGAAGGCGACCTTCGCCATGGGTTGCTTCTGGTGCGCGGAAACGGCCTTCGAAGGTCTCCCGGGCGTCGTCTCGGTCACTTCCGGTTACACCGGCGGTTTCGAGAAGGACCCGACCTACGAGGAGGTCTCGGCCGGCAAGACCGGACACGCCGAGAGCGTGCAGGTCGTCTACGACCCGAAGAAGGTCTCCTACTCCCAGCTGCTCGAGCTCTTCTGGCACAACATCGACCCGACGCAGGCCGAGGGGCAGTTCTGCGACCACGGACACCAATATCGCTCCGCCGTCTTCTACCAGGACGCGACGCAGAAGCAGCTCGCCGAGGACTCCAAGCACAAGATCGAAACCACTCCACAACGCTTCAAGGGCAGGATCGTCACCGAGATCGTCCCGGCTGCGGTGTTCTATCCTGCCGAGGCCTACCACCAGGACTTCTACAAGAAGGATCCCGAGCGCTACGAGAGCTACCGTGAAGGCTGCGGGCGCGACCGCAGATTGCAGCAGCTCTGGGGCGCTCCAGGGAGGCACGGGCGCAGCTAG
- a CDS encoding amino acid permease, which translates to MLRRLFATKSLDAILEEGEAPERRLRRALGPVDLVLLGIGGIIGAGIFATIGTAAAGDAARPGAGPALILSFVLTAIGCGFAALCYAEFAAMVPISGSAYTYSYATLGELVAWIIGWDLIIEYAVGNVAVAISWANYFKTFVAGFGIHIPDWLSTDFRTAAKIPGLFERAPHLFGVPIVFSLPAVLIVALVTVVLVIGIRESARFNAVMVGIKLLVLGFFIAVGARYVRPENWSPFAPGGWAGIQAGAAVVFFAYIGFDAVTTVAEETRNPKRDLPIGIIGSLIVCTLVYIVVAAVFTGIIPYRDLVGMRATQQAEPLTMALDYAHIEKMKNVAIGIVAFGSVIAHTAVLLVFQLGQPRIFFSMARDGLLPQKFARVHPRFRTPHVATILTGVAVGVTAMFTSIDEMVDLTNIGTLFAFMLVCAGVLVLRWREPHRPRGFRTPFVPWVPLMGIASCIYLATGLPWITWVRFGLWLVVGLVVYLGYGIRKSGLRAREGDKGR; encoded by the coding sequence GTGCTGCGCCGACTCTTCGCCACCAAGAGCCTGGATGCGATCCTGGAGGAAGGCGAAGCGCCGGAACGGCGGCTGCGGCGCGCGCTCGGGCCGGTCGATCTGGTGCTGCTCGGCATCGGCGGCATCATCGGTGCCGGCATCTTCGCCACCATCGGCACCGCCGCCGCCGGTGACGCGGCGCGCCCCGGCGCGGGCCCGGCGCTCATCCTCTCCTTCGTCCTCACCGCCATCGGCTGCGGCTTCGCGGCACTCTGCTACGCCGAGTTCGCCGCCATGGTGCCGATCTCGGGCAGTGCGTACACGTACTCCTACGCGACGCTCGGCGAGCTGGTGGCCTGGATCATCGGCTGGGATCTCATCATCGAATACGCAGTCGGGAACGTCGCCGTCGCCATCAGCTGGGCGAACTACTTCAAGACCTTCGTCGCCGGCTTCGGCATCCACATTCCGGACTGGCTCTCCACCGATTTCCGCACCGCGGCGAAGATCCCGGGTCTGTTCGAGCGCGCCCCACACCTGTTCGGCGTCCCCATCGTCTTCAGCCTGCCGGCCGTGCTCATCGTGGCGCTCGTCACCGTCGTTCTCGTGATCGGAATCCGCGAGAGCGCGCGCTTCAATGCCGTCATGGTGGGCATCAAGCTCCTGGTGCTCGGCTTTTTCATCGCCGTCGGCGCCCGCTACGTGCGTCCCGAGAACTGGAGCCCGTTCGCCCCTGGCGGCTGGGCCGGGATCCAGGCCGGCGCCGCGGTCGTCTTCTTCGCTTACATCGGCTTCGACGCCGTCACCACGGTCGCCGAGGAAACGCGTAATCCGAAGCGCGATCTACCGATCGGGATCATCGGCTCGCTCATCGTCTGCACGCTCGTCTACATCGTCGTCGCGGCGGTGTTCACCGGCATCATCCCCTACCGGGACCTGGTCGGCATGCGCGCCACGCAGCAGGCGGAGCCGCTCACCATGGCGCTCGACTACGCCCACATCGAGAAGATGAAGAATGTCGCCATTGGCATCGTCGCCTTCGGCTCGGTGATCGCGCACACCGCCGTCCTTCTCGTCTTCCAGCTCGGACAGCCGCGCATCTTCTTCTCCATGGCGCGTGATGGCCTCCTGCCCCAGAAGTTCGCGCGCGTGCACCCGCGCTTCCGTACGCCCCACGTGGCCACCATCCTGACCGGTGTCGCCGTCGGGGTCACCGCCATGTTCACGAGCATCGATGAGATGGTGGACTTGACGAACATCGGCACGCTCTTCGCCTTCATGCTCGTCTGCGCCGGTGTCCTCGTGCTGCGCTGGCGCGAGCCGCACCGCCCGCGCGGCTTCCGCACCCCGTTCGTCCCCTGGGTCCCGCTCATGGGCATCGCGTCCTGCATCTACCTCGCCACCGGCCTACCGTGGATCACCTGGGTTCGCTTCGGGCTGTGGCTCGTAGTGGGTCTCGTCGTCTACCTCGGCTATGGCATCCGCAAGAGCGGGCTGCGCGCCAGAGAAGGCGACAAAGGACGCTGA